Below is a genomic region from Neisseria arctica.
GTCTACCAAGCTGTTGCCCAAAAGATTGAGGGCTTTGGGCGGCAGCTCTTCGGTGAGCAGTTCGATTAACAGGGTTTGGTTAGTCATAATATTTTTAACTTTCGGTATGTTTTCAGACGGCATTCTTGAGAGAAACATCAGGCCGTCTGAAAATATCTTTTAATGTTTTTAATCGGCTTGTTTTTTAATCAGCGGAAAGCCTAATTTTTCACGGCTTTCGACAAATTTTTGCGCGACCATACGGCTGAGGGTGCGCACTCGGCCGATATAGGTGGCCCGTTCGGTAACAGAGATAGCACCGCGCGCATCCAGTAGGTTGAAGGTATGGCCTGCTTTCAATACTTGTTCGTAGGCGGGCAGGGCAAGGCTGGTGTCTTCTACTTCCAACAAACGTTTGGCTTCGGCTTCGAAATTATTGAAGTTTTGCAGCAGAAGTTCTACGTTGGCGTATTCGAAGTTGTAGGTAGACTGTTCAACTTCATTTTGGTGGTATACATCGCCGTAGGTAACGGTTTGGCCGTCGAGCGTTTTCGCCCATACCAGATCGTAAACATTTTCAACGCCTTGCAGATACATGGCCAAGCGTTCGATACCGTAAGTGATTTCGCCCAGTACGGGAGAACAATCAATACCGCCTACTTGTTGGAAATAGGTAAACTGGGTAACTTCCATACCGTTTAACCATACTTCCCAGCCCAAGCCCCATGCGCCTAAAGTTGGATTTTCCCAGTCGTCTTCTACGAAGCGGATATCGTGCTCCAGCGGTGAAATACCCAGTTCGCGCAATGAATTGAGGTAAAGCTCTTGGATGTTTTCCGGCGCCGGCTTTAATGCCACCTGAAATTGGTAATAATGTTGCAAACGGTTGGGGTTGTCGCCGTAGCGGCCGTCTTTAGGGCGGCGGCTGGGTTGTACGTAAGCGGCAAACCAAGGTTCCGGGCCGAGGGCGCGCAGGCAGGTGGCCGGATGGCTGGTACCTGCTCCGACTTCCATGTCGAAAGGTTGCAGGACGGTACAGCCGTGGTTAGCCCAGTAAGTTTGCAGCTTAAAGATGATTTCTTGAAAGGTCAGCATGATAAAGTGTTCGGAATAGTAGAGAGATAAAGCCGCTATTTTACTGTTTCGGCGGCCTATTGAACAGGGATTCGGCTGTCGCATCGCCGTTAAGTTGGGTATAATGCGAAAAATCACTAAATTACGGTGTATTACAAATACGCTGATATCCTGTTTGCTTTACTTTGAAAAGAGAGGCTGGAAATGTCTGATCGTGACGACGATAAAGAACAACGTTTAGGTTTGTGGATTGCCGGCGGAGCTGCGGGCCTGGCTGTTTTGGCAACATTATTTTACGGTATTTGGGGCTGGGAAAACGGCCATGTCGAAGGTGCGCCCACTTATGGTCAGGTCTCGGCAGCTTCTGCTGAAACGGTAGCTGCTTCTGCCGCTTCCGGCGAAGCAGTGACTAATCCGGCCGAAGTTATTTTGGCTCCTGTTGCAGCCAGTGCGGCAGATGAAGCTTCCGTAGTTGTGGAAAATGGCGTGGTGAAATTCTATTTTGCCAGCGGTAAGGCGGATTTGGCCGTTGGTGCGCAAGATGCTTTGCAAGACGTATTGGCCGGTACTCAAAATGGTAAAAAAGCAGTGGTTTCCGGTTTTCATGACAGTACCGGTAATGTACAGCAAAATGAAGAATTATCGAAACAACGTGCTTTTGCCGTACGTGATGCCTTGTTGGCCCTCGGTGTGCCTGAAAGTCAGATCGAGTTACGCAAACCGGCCAGCTCGGATGGCGGCGGTAGCGGTAGTAATGCCGAAGCTCGTCGCGTTGAGGTAGTTTTGGAGTAAAGTTCCCCTAACTTTTGAACAGCCCGGAAATATCCGGGCTGTTTTATTTTTAGTGGCGGATTATGGATTAGATAGTAGCGGATTAGAAAAAAATGTGAAAGGACGTAGGATAGAAAGCCTTTTAGAAGGCAAGAAATGTTCAAATAGATAAGATCGGGCCAGATAAAAGTATTAAAGGCCGCCTGAAAAGACGGCCTTTGCTATATTGCGTTTGGAAATTATTTGAACGGTTTAACTTCCAAGCCGAACATCGCACGGGCGGTATTTAGCATTTGGCAGCTGAACCCCCACTCGTTATCATACCAAGCAAATACTTTAACCATATTGCCGCCGGTTACTTTGGTGAGCGTGGCATCATAATGGCTGGCTTCGGTAGTGTGGTTGAAATCCATAGAAACCAAAGGAAGGCTGTTGTAACCTAAAATTCCTTTTAACGGGCCATTTTCGGCGGCTTTTTTCATGATTTCGTTAATTTCGTCTACAGTAGTATCTCTGCCTGCCTTAAAGCTGAGGTCCACCAGCGAAACGTTGATTGCCGGTACCCGGATGGCCAAGCCGTCTAAGCGGCCTTTGAGTTCGGGTAATACCAAGCCGACCGCTTTGGCTGCTCCGGTTTTGGTTGGAATCATATTCTCTACACCACTACGGGCGCGGCGTAAGTCTTTATGGCGTACGTCGGTAATGTTTTGATCGTTGGTCAGGGCGTGGATGGTAGTCATCAACCCTTTACGGATGCCGATGGCGTCATTGAGTACTTTGGCAACGGGGGACAAGCAGTTGGTTGTACATGATGCATTGGAAACTACAGTCATATCGTCAGTTAAAACATCATGGTTCACACCGTAGACGATCGTAGCGTCTACATCGTCTCCACCGGGAGCGGAAATCAGCACTTTTTTTGCGCCCGATTCTAAATGTACCTTAGCTTTTTCTTTGCTTGTGAATGCGCCGGTACATTCCATTACCAAGTCTACTTTCAGTAGTTCCCAAGGTAATTCCGCTGGGTTGCGGGTAGAGAAGAAGGGGATTTTTTTACTATTAATAATTAAATGGTTTTCATCATGATCAACATCGGCGGAAAAGCGTCCGTGTACGGTATCAAATTTGGTCAGATGGGCATTGGTTTCCAAACTGCCGCTGGCGTTAACGGCTACAATCTCGAGTTGGTCTTCCAATTTATAATCGTAGATTGCGCGTAATACTTGGCGTCCGATACGGCCATAGCCGTTGATGGCAATCCTAATGCCCATGTTTGAATTCCTTATATAATATAGTTTATGTTTCGCAAAATTGCAGTTTTTTGGCAGGGCGGATTATATCGTAATGTAGTGGTGTGTAGTCAAGGTGGAGTTACAAGCGGTTACAGTTTGAAGCCATAAGGTGTTGCATATGAGAACGGTTATTCAGTGGTTAGATGATATGGGAAATAGGTGCTAGGAAAAATTGGGAAAAACGGTACGGATAGATAATGTAAAGATATAAATAAAAGGTGGCAGGCAAGGTTTAAAAACAGCAGATAAAAAAAACCATCTATACCAAGGGGAAAAGTATAGATGGCCAAACACATTACGGGGAAAACGTCTTACTCACTTACTCACTTCTCATGAAGTAAGTGTTACTTCAGACGTAAGAATTATATAATAGTTCACTAAAATTAGTGTTAATAATTGTAAATATGAAAAATGAATAAATAATTTGTTGATATTAAATAAAATTTAATAAATTTATTTGACTGGGATTTTATGGATTTAAGGGGGAAATAAATTTCCATTGCCCGGGTAATAACGATTGGGTATCCAGTTCTCCGAATTTTTCACGGTGTAGATGGCTGACTCGGTTACCAGCGGCAGCAACCATACGTTTGACTTGATGGTATTTGCCTTCGGTAATGGTAAGCATCAGCGTAGTGGGGGTTTCCAATACGGCATCTGCGGCACAAACGGTTTCTTGATCATCGTGCAGCAAGACGCCTTTTTTCAGCGTCATGCAGATTTCCTCATCTGCCGGGTGCTTGAGTGTGACGCGATAGAGTTTGGCCACTTTATGCTTTGGCGAAGTAACCCGATGGTTGAATTGGCCGTCGTTAGTAATCAATAAAACACCGGTGGTGTCTGCGTCAAGCCTGCCGACTGCCTGCATATCTATATTACGCATATGGTTGGGAAACAAGCTGAAGACACTCGGATATTGTTGGGGCTTGTGTGAGGTTTCATAGTTGGCAGGTTTGTTGAGTAATATATAAAAAAAAGGCATCGGTACTGTGACGATTTCTTCACCATCTATTTCTAACTTGTAGATATCATCAGGATTAATATCGGCTTTGGAGTTGTTGGAAATTTCACCGTTGAGGGCGATACAGTCGTTTTCGATCAGCCATTGGCATTGTTTGCGACTGCCTACGCCTTGTGATTGGATATATTTGAGTAGTTGCATGGTGATATGGAATATTGAATACAAAGCCGTATTGTAATTTATTTGAGGCCATCTGGAAGGCAAAAAAAAGCCCCTGCGTGAGGGGGCGTAAAAGGAACACAAACCACTACCAAAATTTTATGGGCATCTATAAATCTGCTATGGAAAGATGGGCTGCAGGATATAAAGCCCTATGCAAATCTCCGGCACAAAGTGTGAAATCTTGGCTATTGCCTATAGTAAAGCGGCCTTGTAGGGGTATCAGCTCAAGCAGATGGGTATTGGCAACTTGTATTAAAGAATCCTTTGTATGACGTATGCGTTGCTGGAGTGTGTGTAGTGCGCGGCTATACAGGCTGCTTTTAGGACTGATAGCTTTGGTGTCTGCAATCCAGCTTAAACGGGCTTGATTAGCATTG
It encodes:
- the gap gene encoding type I glyceraldehyde-3-phosphate dehydrogenase, with amino-acid sequence MGIRIAINGYGRIGRQVLRAIYDYKLEDQLEIVAVNASGSLETNAHLTKFDTVHGRFSADVDHDENHLIINSKKIPFFSTRNPAELPWELLKVDLVMECTGAFTSKEKAKVHLESGAKKVLISAPGGDDVDATIVYGVNHDVLTDDMTVVSNASCTTNCLSPVAKVLNDAIGIRKGLMTTIHALTNDQNITDVRHKDLRRARSGVENMIPTKTGAAKAVGLVLPELKGRLDGLAIRVPAINVSLVDLSFKAGRDTTVDEINEIMKKAAENGPLKGILGYNSLPLVSMDFNHTTEASHYDATLTKVTGGNMVKVFAWYDNEWGFSCQMLNTARAMFGLEVKPFK
- the glyQ gene encoding glycine--tRNA ligase subunit alpha — encoded protein: MLTFQEIIFKLQTYWANHGCTVLQPFDMEVGAGTSHPATCLRALGPEPWFAAYVQPSRRPKDGRYGDNPNRLQHYYQFQVALKPAPENIQELYLNSLRELGISPLEHDIRFVEDDWENPTLGAWGLGWEVWLNGMEVTQFTYFQQVGGIDCSPVLGEITYGIERLAMYLQGVENVYDLVWAKTLDGQTVTYGDVYHQNEVEQSTYNFEYANVELLLQNFNNFEAEAKRLLEVEDTSLALPAYEQVLKAGHTFNLLDARGAISVTERATYIGRVRTLSRMVAQKFVESREKLGFPLIKKQAD
- a CDS encoding 16S rRNA pseudouridine(516) synthase, with the translated sequence MQLLKYIQSQGVGSRKQCQWLIENDCIALNGEISNNSKADINPDDIYKLEIDGEEIVTVPMPFFYILLNKPANYETSHKPQQYPSVFSLFPNHMRNIDMQAVGRLDADTTGVLLITNDGQFNHRVTSPKHKVAKLYRVTLKHPADEEICMTLKKGVLLHDDQETVCAADAVLETPTTLMLTITEGKYHQVKRMVAAAGNRVSHLHREKFGELDTQSLLPGQWKFISPLNP
- a CDS encoding OmpA family protein; its protein translation is MSDRDDDKEQRLGLWIAGGAAGLAVLATLFYGIWGWENGHVEGAPTYGQVSAASAETVAASAASGEAVTNPAEVILAPVAASAADEASVVVENGVVKFYFASGKADLAVGAQDALQDVLAGTQNGKKAVVSGFHDSTGNVQQNEELSKQRAFAVRDALLALGVPESQIELRKPASSDGGGSGSNAEARRVEVVLE